One window from the genome of Candidatus Chlorohelix allophototropha encodes:
- a CDS encoding cysteine desulfurase family protein: protein MAGNKREVYLDYAATTPVDPAVVEAMLPIFSTDWGNASALYHKGRVANQRITEAREQIALILGCTPGELIFTGGGTESDNLALKGAAEYGLKKGLGNHLIVSAFEHHAVLHTAAYLKEKGFEITFLPVNQDGLIDPAEVQRAIIPRKTSLLSVMYANNEIGTIQPLGEISRIAHQYNVPFHTDAVQAAGQLPLKVRELGVDMLSLSAHKFYGPKGVGLLYLRQGLQLAWQQLGGSQERKRRAGTENVPGIVGMAKALTLAEEKRPQETLRLVGLRDRLLQGIMSQIPGTTVNGTLDPTRRLVNNLNVSFEGIDSEGLLQALDLQGIAASNGSACNVGSIEPSHVIRAIGGVENSAAGTLRLTLGKDTSDEDIEYVLEKLPLVVSRMRALKQSSFA, encoded by the coding sequence ATGGCGGGCAATAAACGAGAAGTTTATCTTGATTATGCCGCTACCACCCCGGTTGACCCGGCGGTAGTAGAAGCCATGCTGCCGATTTTTAGCACAGATTGGGGCAATGCCAGCGCGCTCTACCACAAAGGACGTGTTGCAAACCAGCGTATCACCGAAGCGCGGGAGCAAATTGCCCTTATTCTCGGCTGTACACCGGGCGAACTTATCTTTACCGGCGGCGGCACTGAAAGCGATAATCTGGCGTTAAAGGGCGCAGCCGAATATGGTCTGAAAAAAGGTTTGGGCAACCATCTTATTGTCAGCGCGTTTGAACATCATGCTGTACTGCACACTGCCGCATATCTCAAGGAAAAAGGCTTTGAAATAACCTTTCTTCCCGTAAATCAGGACGGACTGATTGACCCTGCCGAAGTGCAAAGAGCCATCATACCCCGCAAAACAAGCCTGCTCAGTGTTATGTATGCCAACAACGAAATCGGCACAATTCAGCCGCTTGGTGAAATTTCCCGAATCGCGCATCAATATAATGTGCCTTTTCATACTGATGCAGTACAAGCAGCTGGACAGCTACCGTTAAAGGTGCGCGAACTTGGCGTGGATATGCTCTCGCTTTCCGCCCACAAGTTTTACGGACCAAAAGGGGTTGGGTTGCTTTATCTCAGACAGGGCTTACAACTGGCATGGCAACAACTAGGCGGTAGTCAGGAACGCAAACGCCGCGCCGGAACAGAAAATGTGCCGGGTATAGTGGGAATGGCAAAAGCCTTGACGCTTGCCGAAGAAAAACGACCGCAAGAAACCTTGCGTCTTGTCGGTTTGCGCGACAGGCTATTGCAAGGAATAATGTCACAAATACCGGGAACCACCGTAAATGGTACGCTTGACCCCACGCGGCGATTAGTCAATAATCTTAATGTTTCTTTTGAGGGAATCGATAGCGAGGGGTTGTTACAAGCGCTTGATTTACAGGGCATTGCCGCCAGCAACGGTTCTGCCTGTAATGTGGGCAGCATCGAACCAAGCCATGTTATTCGAGCGATCGGTGGAGTTGAAAATTCAGCCGCCGGAACATTACGTCTGACTCTTGGCAAAGATACCTCAGATGAGGATATTGAGTACGTTCTGGAAAAATTGCCGTTAGTGGTTAGCCGTATGCGGGCATTAAAGCAAAGCTCTTTTGCCTGA